TCCTGTTCAGCAATATTACAACGAACCGCCTCGATCTGTATCTGCGAATCATCTATCCGAAATGCCTGAAAATCAAATGGCTCCAGAGTGACTGAATACCGCCTTGAGCCTTCCCCCAGTTGCTTTGCCGTCAGAGCTTCACCAGATTTGAGATCAATCACCGGTGCCTTAGTAGGAACTGTCATTTCGAGCGTAACCTGGCATCGATAGGGGAAATCGTTCACAACATAGAAAAAGGCTTTATCTTTACCGCGGGATAAGCGGGTAATCACAGGTTGTGCTGCTACATCAATTGTCTGAAAAGGGCGTGGAGGAAGTTGCTGGAACTGGCGACGAATCGATTCCGTTGCACGTTCCTGGCCAAAGGGGATGGTCCAGCCTCCATCAAATATGAAATAAGGGTCCTGTCTGGCAATTGAATGAATATATCGGATTCGATTACTTGCCGCCGCGGGTGAGACCTGCGAAACCAGCCAGGTAAATGCCGGCTGCCAGGGAGAAATCCGATCAAATTCAGCGATCCGGATTTCGACAGGGTCGTGATAAAATAGAGCACCACTCAAGCGAGCTTTAAAGGCACCATCGACTGAGGGATGTGTATTCAGCACGTGTGCCAATGAGGAGACCTGTTGTTGCGAATCGTAATGCCCGGGCCTGAGTACAACCGCATTTTCGATCTGATCATAATGGGAAAAATCCAGACCCAGTTCCATTAAGATGGGCCGAAACATGGATCCCGCCTTGAGAGCGGTGATCACATCACCTTCGTGACTGCGGGATGGCAGTAACTCCCGGGCAGAGAAAACAATCTGCGCATCAGGTGATTCTGCCTGTAGAACATCCGCTAACAGTTGATGCAGTTCCCGGATTTTCTGACAACGCCATAAAGTCCACTGCGGTAAAGCCGTTGTCGTCAGAAATCGATAACGATCCTGATATTTGTTTACTTCCGTACTAAAGGGTATCTTGATTCCTGTCTCTTTCTGAAACTGCTGAACTGTCTGGTCATCATAGCCCCAGTCCAATCCAGGAAGTTGCAGGTAACCATTCAAGCTTAATTGAACCGCAACCCCCTGAAACGAGGGGTGCTGTTTATAACGTACCACCAGCTCACGGAATATTTTGACAATCTCAGCCTGAACCCTTGGATCAATGGGGTTATAAAAAGGAGCCTGTCCGCGCGAGGTTCCTTTTGCTTCACGCCAGGTCTGTCCGGATGAATTCACCAGTTCAATCCCTGCAGACTTTTCGGAATTATCCTGCAGCATCTGTTCCAGTGAATTCAGCATGGAAGAAAACTGTAACTCCGGAACCAGTGTTAACTTCTCCCGGTTAAATATCCGAAACAACAGTTCTAAAACATCCTTACGCACGACATCCTGCCCAGACGAATGGTAGACTCCAGAATCATAACGGGGCGTCGGTGCCAGGAACTCGGAAGGATAGATGGCACTTCCATCTGCTGAGACAGCCATCAGAACACTGTTGAAACGGTGGTATTTTAAATAGTAAGTCAGGCGCTCACCCGCTTCCCGAAAAGTCTGCCAGTCGTCCAGACTGCGATGACTTTTGCTGTCTAACACCTGAGTTGCCCCAAATATTTCCGGTAACAATGGTTTCTGCAGGTAAGGTCCGGTCAGCCGACTCTTTTCTTTACCAGAACTGTCTTCGTCTTGAGACGCAGATCGCGATTGCAATATTGCAGGGAGCTCAAAAACTTCAACTCTCGTCACCTCTGCGGGATCTGTGGAACCCAGACTATGAAACAAAAGTATGGGATCATCAACTTTAGGCCAGAAGAGTATTTCAGCCTGCAATTCTTCGGGCTGGTCTGTAGCAGACACTTCAACATCAGTCTGATAAACGCCTGCATCAATACCGACGGGAACCAGCTGGCCAGCGGCATCAGGCTCCAGAATACTGAAACCCAGTTTGGCGCCGGTTTGTATCGGGTAGGTTACAAGCAATTTATGAGGACGATGCAGATTTTTAATCCGCAAGTGGCAGGCTGACCAGGGGGGAGACTGTTTCCCCGACTGTTCGAGGGCTGGATTGGAATTAAAAAATGACTTCAATGAATTTCTGAACCGACCACCGGGACGCCTTTTAATCAGATCACGATGATCGAGAGTACCATGCAGGGAGAGTTCATCTACCAGAATCCCGGTTTCTGGAATCAATGCCTTGATGTGAGGCCGAGGCTGCGATTGCGTAACAACTGCAAACTGGACCGCGGCCTGCTGACTTCCCATTGTCATCACCAGATCGTACTCACCTTTCGCCGGTGCCCTGACAGACAGGCTAACGCCTTGTTTCAGCAGTTCCGCACGATCCTGTGTGGGAAGCGGGAGAACTCCCGACGCAACAGACTCATCTGAACGTGCTCTTTGAATATTCCAGTTCAGTTCCTTACCGGGCACCGCTGTTTTATCGAAGAGGAAATGGGGAAAAGCCTGGACTTTGATTTCTTCATCTGGCTTGAAAACAAGATGAGGATGCCTGACATGTAAGGCGAAAGAGTCGCCAGGCGCCTGCTGTACGATCAACTGGGCAGCCGTCTGATTGAGGGGAATAATTGATTTTTGAACCAGAATATCCTTCAAGTCGAATTGCTGTTTCAATGAAACATGAGGATCATCCCGATCCTGCACCAGCACCCGGAGCTTTGCATCAGCCATTCCACGAATCACAAACTCAACACTGTTAAACACGCGCCGTGAGTGTGGCTGATACCGAATCGTCTGACCTGCTGTCTTTAAGACTGCGGCTTCATCCGCATCGACGCCGAGGGATTTCACTGAAAGCAGTTCACACCCCGTCAAATCGAATTGTGCCCCCCAGTGACGGGGAACCGATTCTCCCCACTCAACACGAATCCTGACCGGAATCGTAAGCGCATCCTCAGACTCGGCGTGCGCGGGAGCGAACAGCCCCATCCAGAGAAGAGACCAAATTAATATCAATGTTCGTTTCACAGAAACCTACTTTTCCAGGTAATGGAAGTCCGGAGATTCGGGGGCCCGCTCGAATTGAGCAATCGATTGAATGCCAACAGGCTGTGAAGAAATGAACTAAAGGTGAGCGGATGGATTATATGGATTTCCCGATCCGGGCCAAGGGCAATTATTTTCTAAAAAGTACAGTAAAACATGCCCGTTTCCCCAAGAACCACCTTGACTCAAATCAATAATCATGTCAAAAAACGCATCCTCTCTCACAACTCGCTTTCGGGCTCTCAAACCAGAAGCAGTTGTCACTTTTCATTCCTGAGCTTAGAACATCTTGAGTCACTCAGTTCAACAGTTCCGGGATTGCAACAACAAATCTCACTCCTCTCAAAACTTCAATACCTACCCGGACTAATCATGATGTTAAAAAACGGTTTCTCTCTGGTGAGCGGTCTTTTCCTACTGGCATTTGCGACGGGCTGCGCTTCGTTAGTCGAAGTAACAGCGATTGAACAGTTTTCAAAAGCCATCGAAAACGAAGATCTAAAGTCGTTGAAACATCACACGACAATGAAATTTTCGAAAGTTGCATTGCGGGACAAGACTTCGATGGACGATTTGAAAATCCTCAAGATTCCCACGGGTGAAACGACGATTGTTGAGATCACAGACATCTCTGAAAATCATAAAAAAGTGGTAGCAGAAGTCGGTAAAAACAAGAAAAAGCTGCTCTACGAACTTAAGCGAGTCACCAAAACCGGAGAATGGGTTGTGGATGACATCTATATCAAACAGAAGCAGCGGAACTTAACTGTCATGAAATCAGTGACTGAGCAGATGGATTTACTGCTTACAATTCGGGAATTCGTCGCCGCGTGGGAAACGGGTAATCGCGACGACATCCTCGGTACAACAGAGGGTGAATTTAAAAAGTACCTCGAACAGTTGCAGCCTGCGTTCCTGGCAAAACTGTCCCAAAAGGTCGCTGGAGATTCCAAGAGCTCGAAAAGTCGACGCCCCGATGCACAACTGGATAAGAATATCGCAATCGTCCGTTTGCCACGCCGCTCTGGCGAAATGGTAATTTCCATGAAGCTGAAAGATGGGAAATGGAAAGCGACTGATGTTGCCGTCGAGTCACGAGTGGATGGACAACATATTGCATCAGCCAAAAAACAGGCAAATATGCTCCTGACAGTCAGTAACTTCCTTGACGCCTATAACCAGAATGATAAAGAGAAACTGAAAGAATCTTCAGCAGATCAGTTTTTTCGCGGCAGTCTCGATTTTGCCGACCTGAAACTGGCTGCTTTGCCTCAGTCGCATGATGCTGCCGTAGACTATGACCTGCGAATTGAAAACAATCTGGCTAACTTTGTGACACAGAACAATGGTAAAATGATCAATTTATCGCTGATCAAAATAGAATCAGACGAAATTGATGTTCCTGAAAAATATCTTGTAGAAGAAGTAACGCTCTTTCAGGATCAGGGGAATCAACAGGTAACGTTGACATCACTCTTCTCATCTCGGGCAATCACTCTGGTATTCAGTGAAGCACTTTCGAAGCGAGATATGAAAATTCTGGACTTCAGTTCCACCCCCGACTTCTCATCGCGCGTCTGGAAGCAAGTCGAACCTCAACTGGTCACTCAGCTACCTCTGGATGAATTTACCGAGCCAGGGTTTGAAATTCTGGACATTCAATTCAATGGTGCCATCACAAAAGTATTTGCGCGACAGGGTAATCTGCCCGTCACTTACATCTTGCGAGAACACCTGGGACAACTGCTGGTTGATGACATTCAACTGGATCTGAAAGGCCGCCCTTCGTCAGTGAAAGCTACACTGGAAATGCTGGTCCAGGTTCAGAACTATGCCTTCTCTATGCACGAACAAAATATTAGAAACCTTCAGCGTCATTCCTCACGCGACTTCAATGAGTTGGTCTGGCGACAGGTGGATCAGGTTCCCCAGACGGCCTATAACATTCCCAAACTCATGATGTCCAAGCTTAACAGTCTCGAAATCAATGAAAACGAAGGCTATTCGCGAATTCAGCTGGGAAATGAGCGGCAGGGGGCGACCGTCCTGTTTAAAAAACAGCAGGGACAGTATGTAGTGGATGATATCATGATTCATTCCGACACCATGGCCTCAAATTATCTCTCCACCAAGAAAGAACTACGCATGTCAATGGCCGCCAATGCGGGCACTCTGAAGCAGAATGCCGTGCAGGCCACATTCACCATCTCGGGCCAGACAAAACCTGAGACTCCCGCTACCACTCAGCCTGTATTCGTTCCTGAGATTCAACCGGCAGCATTTGAGATCCCCCAACAGGAGCCTTAAAACTGCTGGGAGTGATCCGATCCCTCCTCGGTATTCAAATACCGAATGTGCTTATGAACGCTGACATTGATACTTTGATATCGGGTTTTCAGGTGCCCGGTATCAAACAGATCTTCGCGTAGTATTTCCAGATCATCGGAGCCAACTGCATTCGCGAAGATTTTGGAAAGGTAGTTCACTCCCAGTTTTGAAGGCTGATAACGATGTTCATCGTAAAAGGCCGGATGCAGAGTCCGCGCATGAATTCCGCGCCAGGCATCTCTCAGTGAATTTCCGTTGATCGAACTGACGTAAAATCCCTGCTGCTCATTCCACTGTAAAATCGCGACATAGTTATTCTGCCGTTGGACCAGCAAATCAACGGCCTTGCCTCCCAGTTGCGTTGCATAGTGACGGTCAAAGCGGATCGGACGGCCACCGCGTTGTGTATGCCCGATTTTTCGCGTGAATGTTGCCTGTTTTGCGAGATCATGCCGCTTTCGGGATACGAAATAGTGATCACCCAGGGATTCGATTAACATATTCTGCAGGACTTCTGCAGCACCGCTGAAGATGACATTCCCAGCCGGATCGACACTTTTCGAAATATCCCCCAGACGTTTTCCATCCTGATCACGTAATCCTTCACCGATGACGATGACCACATTCTTCTGTATTTCATAGAGGTCGCGAACGCGACGTTCGAATCGTTCATAATCCAATGGGACTTCAGGAATCAGAATGATATCAGGCTGGCCGTACGCGGCGCCTAATGCCAGGTATCCGGATTCTCGTCCCATGACTTCAATGATGGCAATTCTGCGATGGCTTTCTGCTGTAGAACGAATTCGCTGCACTCCCTGCACACAGACGTAAACGGCTGTCGCATATCCGGGTGTTGCAAAGTTAACGATATCGTCCAGTTCCAGATCCTGCTTACCAGGCATTTTGCGATATTTATACTTCTGAGTCTCAGGATTGCTTTCGCGTACCCACTCATTGGTTTCGTCCGGGTAATTCAGTCCCAGATCATTATCGATGGTTTTGGGGGCTAAGACGCAGGGCATGAACTGCGAAATCGGCTGCATCCCGTTCAAGGTACCGTCACCACCAATGCAGATGAGCCCCTCAATTCCTAATTGATCCAGTCGCTTTTTCACCAACTGCAACTCGCCAGCATGCGATTCATCAATATAAGTACGAGACGAACCGAGAATTGTACCCCCACAGCGGGGATCGAGCTCTGGCAGCGTTGAATACAGCGGATTTAATCGAATATGGGGGACGTTGGGATCGAGTAAGCCGCCGAAGCCTTTAATAATTCCGACAACCTGTACTCGCAGTTCATTGGCTCGTTCGACAGCTCCGAAGATAGTGGCGTTTAAAGCGGGCGTGTCGCCACCTGCTGTTAGAAGTGCAATTCGACGCATCTCAATCCTTTCGTCACGCTGAAACGGGAACGCTGCTGGAAAACATCAGTCATTCTTTAGAAGGAATTCAAGTAAGCCTTCTTTCACTGCCAGGGACTACTTGAATTCCTATTTACGCTGGCGAAAGAATTGTAATAATGAGATGGAATTCTTTCGGTTGACGATTTATTTTATCAGTCTCAGAACTTCACTGACATTCCGGCAAGGAATTATGATGGAGTTCGGTCAAGATTCCATGCTAATTTTAATAATTCTTTCAAAATCGAACCGCAACGTTATTTTCCGTCAGCTCCCTGGCTTCTTGTTTTACCCATTTTGCTAGTGTTTCGAGTTGTGCGAGGTGTCACATGAAATATGTTCTTGGTTGTATTGTATCAGCGATAATCGGTGGTCTGGTTGTGGCTTCATTTGAATCATCCGGGGCTGGGATGATGTCTACCTCTGAAGCTCAGGCACCTCCCCGCATCTCAGGTCCACAAATTCTACCTCCCACTCCACTGGCCGCAGAGGCGCCTAAGTCAACAGCCAATAAGACGCTGGCCGTTCCTGAAACCGTTCTGTTCAATCAGCGTGGGTTGTCACCTGAAGAAGAGATTAACGTCAGTGTCTATGAGAAATTAAATAAAAGCGTTGTTCATATCACGACAAAGAGCACCAAAACAGATGGGTTTTTCTTGTTGGAATATGATACGGAAGGGGCCGGCTCGGGAGCGATCATTGATCAATCCGGGCACATCCTGACAAATTACCATGTGATCGAAGACGCGCAACAGGTAAATGTGACTCTCTTCAATGGGAAATCATATACCGCCAAGTTTGTGGGCGCTGATGCAATAAACGATATCGCCGTCATTAAGATTGAAGAGGAGCCAGGCATTCTGAAACCGGTGATCATGGCTGATTCCAGTAAATTGAAAGTCGGGCAACGTGTGTTTGCCATTGGTAATCCTTTTGGCCTGGAACGAACCATGACTTGCGGCATCATCTCCAGCCTGAATCGCTCCTTGAAACTGCGGGGCAACCGTACGATTAAGTCAATTATTCAGATTGATGCTGCCGTAAATCCGGGTAATTCAGGAGGCCCTTTGCTCAATTCGCATGGTCAATTAATCGGGATCAATACCGCCATTGCCAGCAATACGGGGCAAAGTTCCGGCGTGGGGTTTGCGATTCCGTCTAATCTGGTTTCACGTGTCGTCCCCCAACTTCTGACCCATGGTCACATGGTTCATCCTGAAATTGGGATTCAACGTGTTTATGAGACCGAACAAGGCCTGTTAGTCGCCAAGTTGACTCCCGGTGGTCCCGCAGAAAAAGCTGGAATCCGTGGACCGAAAGTTGAAACGAAGCGCAGGGGGCTGCTCATGGTGGAACGGATTGATCGTGCTGCCGCTGATCTGATTGTAGCCGTCGACCAGAGACCGGTAAAAACGGCATCTGACTTCCTGGACTACATTGAAAGCAAAAAGCCAGGTGATACCGTTGTGGTAACCGTACTCCGCGGCAAAGAGCAGACTCCTACGAAAATCTCGGTCTCCCTGACAGCAGGGCATAACCGGTAAAACGAAAAAAGGCTTCCTGAATCAGTCGTTCAGGAAGCCTTCAGCTGTGTCTTGTACGGAAGAGTATCAGTTCAATACAGGCTCAACGTTGATGCGTCGGCCTTCATTATCGAAGTAAACTTTTCCTTCCACCAATGAAAAGATGGTGTAGTCGCGGCCTATGCCCACGTTTTTTCCGGGGTGCCATTTCGTTCCGCATTGACGGGCAATGATGTTCCCAGCCAGCACACTTTCGCCGCCGAATTTTTTAATTCCGCGTCGTTGTGCTTGTGAATCACGACCGTTACGGCTGGAACCCTGACCTTTCTTATGTGCCATTAAATCATTCCTCAGGTAGCAAAAGTTGCCCCTGTGCAGGAGCATTTTAAGAAAATACTGTTAATTGAGGCCGTATATTGGCGAATCCAGCCAGAACTTGCAAGAGATAATCCAATTTCTGGACAACTTCCCACTATATTTTTGATAAGAACTGGTTAAATTCTGTATCAGGAAGCAGGCTTCTCTTCCATGTTCAGTTCTTTTTTCATCTTTGCCGCGACCTGCGGATCATCGGGAAGATAAACCCAGTAGGGTTTACCTTTGGGCCGAAATTCCTGTTCCTGCTGTCCAAACTCATCGCCAGGACGCCAGTACTGCTGAACCAGAGTCTTGCGCAAAGTGATGGTTTTCCCATCCGGACCTTCGACTTTTTTATAGCCATTAGTGAGACCGGAAAACAGAACTGTGAAATAATCCGTTCCGGGATCAATGCCGGTCCAGAGACAGACACCATAAATGGCTTTTTCATCTTTGGAATCGGTCGGTGTCTCAGGAGGCAATTCTCCGATAATGTCCACGGCATTTTTGAATTGATACCGTTCCCGCTGATTAATGATTTGTTCCGCTTCAGGCAGAATCTGATTGGGATAAATCTTCTGTTGTCCGTTATCATTCGTAATCAATGTGATTTCCGGAACAAATAAAGGTGGTCCCGGTGGGGAGACTTCAGCGTTT
The sequence above is a segment of the Gimesia algae genome. Coding sequences within it:
- a CDS encoding family 10 glycosylhydrolase, whose product is MKRTLILIWSLLWMGLFAPAHAESEDALTIPVRIRVEWGESVPRHWGAQFDLTGCELLSVKSLGVDADEAAVLKTAGQTIRYQPHSRRVFNSVEFVIRGMADAKLRVLVQDRDDPHVSLKQQFDLKDILVQKSIIPLNQTAAQLIVQQAPGDSFALHVRHPHLVFKPDEEIKVQAFPHFLFDKTAVPGKELNWNIQRARSDESVASGVLPLPTQDRAELLKQGVSLSVRAPAKGEYDLVMTMGSQQAAVQFAVVTQSQPRPHIKALIPETGILVDELSLHGTLDHRDLIKRRPGGRFRNSLKSFFNSNPALEQSGKQSPPWSACHLRIKNLHRPHKLLVTYPIQTGAKLGFSILEPDAAGQLVPVGIDAGVYQTDVEVSATDQPEELQAEILFWPKVDDPILLFHSLGSTDPAEVTRVEVFELPAILQSRSASQDEDSSGKEKSRLTGPYLQKPLLPEIFGATQVLDSKSHRSLDDWQTFREAGERLTYYLKYHRFNSVLMAVSADGSAIYPSEFLAPTPRYDSGVYHSSGQDVVRKDVLELLFRIFNREKLTLVPELQFSSMLNSLEQMLQDNSEKSAGIELVNSSGQTWREAKGTSRGQAPFYNPIDPRVQAEIVKIFRELVVRYKQHPSFQGVAVQLSLNGYLQLPGLDWGYDDQTVQQFQKETGIKIPFSTEVNKYQDRYRFLTTTALPQWTLWRCQKIRELHQLLADVLQAESPDAQIVFSARELLPSRSHEGDVITALKAGSMFRPILMELGLDFSHYDQIENAVVLRPGHYDSQQQVSSLAHVLNTHPSVDGAFKARLSGALFYHDPVEIRIAEFDRISPWQPAFTWLVSQVSPAAASNRIRYIHSIARQDPYFIFDGGWTIPFGQERATESIRRQFQQLPPRPFQTIDVAAQPVITRLSRGKDKAFFYVVNDFPYRCQVTLEMTVPTKAPVIDLKSGEALTAKQLGEGSRRYSVTLEPFDFQAFRIDDSQIQIEAVRCNIAEQDRMHLQAKIEQKKQSLVKLHQSMDELTAVVFHADFESKSSRDYILAGWESKVSQGNAWTIDSTEAHSGKTSLVLGSAPGNNFLRTNEIPLQDSRYLSMSVWMKSKASDMRVRIALEAEQNGKLKVQSAIISVDQHWRKYLFRVKDIPADQIQNAHIVVEKLGSEKLWIDDVDLQIHQISPEDDRQLTKLVSTLSLAWDSQRYLDCYRLLCSYWGQFGDTGELPVTPAGEPTPVKHAERRRIRKLIQR
- a CDS encoding 6-phosphofructokinase; this encodes MRRIALLTAGGDTPALNATIFGAVERANELRVQVVGIIKGFGGLLDPNVPHIRLNPLYSTLPELDPRCGGTILGSSRTYIDESHAGELQLVKKRLDQLGIEGLICIGGDGTLNGMQPISQFMPCVLAPKTIDNDLGLNYPDETNEWVRESNPETQKYKYRKMPGKQDLELDDIVNFATPGYATAVYVCVQGVQRIRSTAESHRRIAIIEVMGRESGYLALGAAYGQPDIILIPEVPLDYERFERRVRDLYEIQKNVVIVIGEGLRDQDGKRLGDISKSVDPAGNVIFSGAAEVLQNMLIESLGDHYFVSRKRHDLAKQATFTRKIGHTQRGGRPIRFDRHYATQLGGKAVDLLVQRQNNYVAILQWNEQQGFYVSSINGNSLRDAWRGIHARTLHPAFYDEHRYQPSKLGVNYLSKIFANAVGSDDLEILREDLFDTGHLKTRYQSINVSVHKHIRYLNTEEGSDHSQQF
- a CDS encoding S1C family serine protease — translated: MMSTSEAQAPPRISGPQILPPTPLAAEAPKSTANKTLAVPETVLFNQRGLSPEEEINVSVYEKLNKSVVHITTKSTKTDGFFLLEYDTEGAGSGAIIDQSGHILTNYHVIEDAQQVNVTLFNGKSYTAKFVGADAINDIAVIKIEEEPGILKPVIMADSSKLKVGQRVFAIGNPFGLERTMTCGIISSLNRSLKLRGNRTIKSIIQIDAAVNPGNSGGPLLNSHGQLIGINTAIASNTGQSSGVGFAIPSNLVSRVVPQLLTHGHMVHPEIGIQRVYETEQGLLVAKLTPGGPAEKAGIRGPKVETKRRGLLMVERIDRAAADLIVAVDQRPVKTASDFLDYIESKKPGDTVVVTVLRGKEQTPTKISVSLTAGHNR
- the rpmA gene encoding 50S ribosomal protein L27; amino-acid sequence: MAHKKGQGSSRNGRDSQAQRRGIKKFGGESVLAGNIIARQCGTKWHPGKNVGIGRDYTIFSLVEGKVYFDNEGRRINVEPVLN